The Microtus ochrogaster isolate Prairie Vole_2 unplaced genomic scaffold, MicOch1.0 UNK35, whole genome shotgun sequence genome has a segment encoding these proteins:
- the Ncstn gene encoding nicastrin, producing MATTRGGSGPDPGSRGLLLLLSFSMTLAGLCLGNSVERKIYIPLNKTAPCVRLLNATHQIGCQSSISGDTGVIHVVEKEEDLQWALTDGPNPPYVVLLDGRLFIRDVMEKLKGKTNRIAGLAVTLAKPNSTSSFSPSVQCPNDGFGVYSNSYGSEFAHCKQTLWNELGNGLAYEDFSFPIFLLEDENETKVIKQCYQDHNLGQNGSAPSFPLCAMQLFSHMHAVISTATCMRRSFIQSTFSINPEIVCDPLSDYNVWSMLKPINTSGALEPDDRVVVAATRLDSRSFFWNVAPGAESAVASFVTQLAAAEALHKAPDLTTLPRNVMFVFFQGETFDYIGSSRMVYDMENGKFPVRLENIDSFVELGQVALRTSLDLWMHTDPMSQKNDSVRNQVEDLLVTLEKSGAGVPEVVLRRQNQSQALPPSSLQRFLRARNISGVVLADHSGSFHNRYYQSIYDTAENINVTYPEWQSPEEDLNFVTDTAKALANVATVLARALYELAGGTNFNDSIQADPQTVTRLLYGFLVRANNSWFQSVLRQDLRSYLDDGPLQHYIAVSSPTNTTYVVQYALANLTGKVTDLTREQCQDPSKVPNESKDLYEYSWVQGPWNSNKTERLPRCVRSTVRLARALSPAFELSQWGSTEYSTWAESRWKDIQARIFLIASKELEFITLIVGFGILFFSLIVTYCINAKADVLFVAPREPGSVSY from the exons ATGGCTACGACTAGGGGCGGCTCTGGGCCTGACCCAGGAAGTCGGggtcttcttctccttctgtctttttccaTGACACTGGCAG GATTGTGTCTGGGAAACTCAGTGGAGAGGAAAATCTACATCCCCTTAAATAAAACAGCTCCTTGTGTCCGCCTGCTCAATGCCACTCATCAGATCGGCTGCCAGT CTTCAATTAGTGGGGATACAGGGGTTATCCATGTagtggagaaagaagaggacCTGCAGTGGGCGTTGACGGATGGCCCCAACCCTCCGTACGTGGTTCTACTGGACGGCAGGCTCTTTATCAG GGATGTAATGGAAAAGCTGAAGGGGAAAACCAACAGAATTGCTGGTCTTGCAGTGACTCTAGCCAAGCCCAATTCGACTTCAAGCTTCTCTCCTAGTGTGCAGTGCCCAAATGATGGGTTTG gTGTTTACTCCAACTCCTATGGGTCAGAGTTTGCTCACTGCAAACAAACACTGTGGAATGAACTGGGCAATGGCTTGGCTTATGAAGACTTCAGTTTTCCCATCTTTCTTCTTGAAGATGAGAACGAAACCAAGGTCATCAAGCAG TGCTATCAAGATCACAACCTGGGTCAGAATGGCTCTGCACCAAGCTTCCCACTGTGTGCTATGCAGCTCTTCTCACACATGCACGCCGTCATCAGCACCGCTACCTGCATGCGGCGCAGCTTCATCCAGAGCACCTTCAGCATCAACCCAG AAATCGTCTGTGACCCCTTATCTGACTACAACGTATGGAGCATGCTTAAGCCTATAAATACATCTGGGGCATTAGAACCTGATGACAGGGTTGTGGTTGCTGCCACCCGG CTGGATAGCCGGTCCTTTTTCTGGAACGTGGCCCCAGGGGCAGAAAGTGCTGTAGCCTCCTTTGTCACTCAGCTGGCTGCAGCTGAAGCTTTGCACAAGGCACCTGACTTGACCACCCTACCCCGCAAtgtgatgtttgttttcttccagggG GAGACTTTTGACTACATTGGCAGCTCAAGGATGGTCTATGACATGGAGAACGGCAAGTTTCCCGTGCGGCTCGAGAACATCGACTCGTTTGTGGAGCTGGGACAG GTGGCCTTAAGAACTTCCCTAGATCTCTGGATGCACACAGATCCCATGTCTCAGAAGAACGACTCTGTGAGGAACCAG GTGGAGGACCTCCTGGTCACTCTGGAGAAGAGTGGTGCTGGTGTCCCTGAAGTTGTCCTCAGGAGACAGAATCAGTCCCAGGCCCTTCCGCCATCATCTCTACAACGATTTCTTCGGGCTCGAAACATCTCGGGTGTGGTTCTGGCCGACCACTCTGGTTCCTTCCATAACCG GTATTACCAGAGCATTTATGACACTGCTGAGAATATTAACGTGACCTATCCGGAGtggcagagcccagaagaggatcTGAACTTTGTGACAGACACTGCCAAG GCACTGGCGAACGTGGCCACAGTGCTGGCTCGTGCATTGTATGAGCTTGCAGGAGGAACCAACTTCAATGACTCCATTCAGGCTGATCCCCAAACA GTTACACGTCTGCTCTATGGGTTCCTGGTTAGAGCCAACAACTCGTGGTTCCAGTCTGTCCTCAGACAGGACCTAAGGTCCTATTTGG ATGATGGGCCTCTTCAACACTACATTGCTGTCTCCAGTCCTACCAACACTACTTACGTTGTGCAGTATGCCTTAGCAAATCTGACAGGCAAGGTGACCGACCTCACCCGAGAGCAGTGCCAGGATCCAAGTAAAGTCCCAAATGAAAGCAAGGAT CTGTATGAATACTCATGGGTACAAGGCCCTTGGAATTCCAACAAGACAGAGCGACTCCCCCGGTGTGTGCGCTCCACAGTACGACTGGCCAGGGCCTTGTCCCCTGCCTTTGAACTAAGTCAGTGGGGCTCCACAGAATATTCTACATGGGCCGAGAGCCGCTGGAAAGACATCCAAGCTCGGATATTCCTGATTGCCAGCAAAGAACTTGAG TTCATCACCTTGATCGTGGGCTTCGGcatcctcttcttctctctcatcgTCACTTACTGCATCAATGCCAAAGCCGATGTCCTTTTCGTTGCTCCCCGAGAGCCAGGATCCGTGTCTTACTGA